The following coding sequences are from one Leptolyngbya sp. NIES-3755 window:
- a CDS encoding glycosyl transferase family 2 (similar to AA sequence:cyanobase_aa:PCC7424_4579): MKKVSVILPVYNVEQYIAKTIRSVLAQTYPTFELIIVDDESPDRSIEICKQFNDPRIRIVHQKNRGLAGARNTGIRQAQGDYIALLDSDDLWLPTKLEQHVKHLEQSPEVGISFSRSAFIDEADQPLGVYQMPKLKDITGSHLLCRNPIGNGSAPVIRREVLDAIAFSDTLYGTEETFYFDDHFRQSEDIECWIRVVLQTDWKIEGIPDALTLYRVNTESLSANVMKQLASWEQVVEKTRTYAPEVVARWENTARAYQLRYLSRRCVRMQDGAMAVKLFHRSLFTNWKIITEEPRRTLITGAAAYLLWALPKPLYHWSEHLALKVTGASQKRRIQSEQLSGASA; this comes from the coding sequence TCTACAACGTCGAGCAGTACATCGCCAAAACAATCCGCTCTGTGCTGGCTCAAACTTATCCAACATTTGAATTGATTATTGTTGATGATGAATCGCCCGATCGTAGTATCGAAATCTGTAAACAATTTAATGATCCCCGCATCCGAATTGTTCATCAAAAGAATCGCGGTCTAGCAGGTGCAAGAAACACTGGAATTCGTCAGGCTCAAGGCGATTACATTGCACTGCTCGATAGTGATGATCTGTGGTTGCCGACTAAGTTAGAGCAACACGTTAAACATTTGGAACAATCGCCTGAAGTTGGAATTAGCTTTAGTCGATCGGCGTTTATTGATGAAGCAGATCAGCCTTTAGGTGTCTATCAAATGCCAAAGCTGAAAGACATTACTGGATCACATTTGCTCTGTCGAAATCCGATTGGAAATGGCTCTGCGCCTGTGATTCGGCGGGAAGTTTTGGACGCGATCGCATTTTCCGATACTCTCTATGGCACTGAAGAAACGTTCTACTTCGATGATCACTTTAGGCAGTCCGAAGATATCGAGTGCTGGATTCGGGTTGTCCTTCAGACTGATTGGAAAATCGAAGGGATTCCTGATGCACTCACGCTCTATCGAGTTAACACCGAAAGCCTTTCTGCCAATGTGATGAAACAACTAGCATCGTGGGAACAAGTCGTCGAAAAAACTCGGACTTATGCTCCAGAGGTCGTCGCTCGATGGGAAAACACAGCACGTGCCTATCAACTTCGGTATCTATCTCGTCGCTGTGTCCGAATGCAGGATGGAGCCATGGCAGTGAAATTATTTCATCGATCGCTGTTCACGAACTGGAAAATTATTACTGAAGAACCGCGCAGAACCTTGATCACTGGAGCCGCTGCCTATTTACTGTGGGCATTACCAAAACCGCTGTATCACTGGAGCGAACACCTTGCGCTTAAAGTGACTGGAGCAAGTCAAAAGCGTCGGATTCAGAGCGAACAACTATCTGGAGCATCCGCATGA